One window of the Shewanella khirikhana genome contains the following:
- a CDS encoding glycogen synthase: MVQWEQGGALQQAEPLSVLMLAAEHGALKGAKVGGMADVIAGIVPALASIGVTVNVVMPGYGFLTQSLGLGELCRFAVPFRHGMEEIALYQHLDADTGATLYLLEHPLWRSSPGRLYVTSADGRPFADDADRFALFGLAVAEALTLGLIPLPQRLHLHDWHQGFFALLRAVDSKYQSLKATPLVLSIHNLALQGTRPLEQESSSLAAWYPWLGLGQHSAPAWGRDPRFGHCFNPLRAAINSADMLHLVSPHYCSEVLQPSDPVTGFVGGEGLEGDLQRLSDEGRLVGILNGCEYPQLPAAGCTEPDAVVAAILAALGRAQGSAQASAGPVMAVDFLAGIRLQEMQLAWLSNKRPDQFADNQLDKCADKSQQPFLLTSVGRLTEQKVGLLRLHLHGKSVLESLLDSLRHFDERARFILLGSGDVSIAREFQAISARNDNFIFINHFDLELSAALYRAGSLFLMPSSFEPCGISQMLAMREGQPCLVSSVGGLVDTVKHGENGWRFDGQTPQVQAARLLETFAALLEQYGSADWQRVVDGARDSRFSWDAAAADYRERLYRPLHTYV, from the coding sequence ATGGTGCAGTGGGAACAAGGCGGAGCGTTGCAGCAGGCTGAGCCGCTGTCGGTATTGATGCTGGCTGCCGAGCATGGCGCCCTTAAAGGCGCCAAGGTGGGCGGCATGGCCGATGTGATTGCCGGGATAGTACCGGCGCTGGCATCCATTGGCGTAACCGTGAATGTGGTGATGCCAGGCTATGGCTTTCTGACCCAGTCTTTGGGGCTTGGCGAGCTGTGCAGATTTGCGGTGCCATTTCGCCATGGCATGGAAGAAATTGCGCTTTATCAGCATCTTGATGCTGACACAGGTGCAACTCTTTATTTGCTTGAACATCCTTTGTGGCGCTCTTCCCCCGGCAGACTCTATGTCACCAGCGCCGATGGTCGCCCCTTTGCCGATGATGCCGACCGCTTTGCGCTGTTTGGGTTAGCTGTGGCCGAAGCGCTCACCCTTGGGCTTATCCCTTTGCCGCAGCGGCTGCATCTGCACGACTGGCATCAGGGCTTTTTTGCGCTGCTTAGGGCAGTCGATAGCAAGTATCAGTCGCTTAAGGCCACGCCCTTGGTGCTCAGTATCCATAACCTGGCGCTGCAGGGCACCCGTCCGCTCGAGCAGGAATCCTCCTCCCTTGCCGCCTGGTATCCCTGGCTTGGCCTGGGGCAACACTCGGCGCCGGCCTGGGGGCGGGACCCGCGCTTTGGTCACTGCTTTAATCCACTGCGCGCGGCTATCAATTCGGCCGATATGCTGCATCTGGTATCGCCTCACTATTGCTCCGAGGTACTCCAACCCTCAGATCCGGTAACGGGTTTTGTTGGCGGTGAGGGGCTTGAGGGCGACTTGCAGCGCCTGAGTGATGAGGGGCGTTTGGTCGGGATTTTAAATGGCTGTGAATATCCCCAGCTGCCTGCTGCCGGGTGCACCGAACCTGATGCAGTTGTGGCTGCCATCCTCGCCGCCCTTGGCAGAGCACAAGGCAGCGCACAAGCCAGCGCGGGGCCTGTCATGGCGGTAGATTTTCTGGCTGGGATCCGGCTGCAGGAAATGCAGCTTGCTTGGCTTTCAAATAAGCGCCCAGATCAGTTCGCAGATAATCAATTAGATAAGTGCGCAGATAAAAGCCAGCAGCCATTTTTGCTGACCTCGGTTGGCAGGCTGACCGAGCAGAAGGTAGGGCTGCTGCGCTTACATTTGCATGGCAAAAGCGTGCTGGAATCTCTGCTGGACAGCCTTCGTCACTTCGATGAGCGGGCGCGTTTTATCCTGCTTGGCAGCGGCGATGTATCCATAGCCAGAGAGTTTCAGGCTATCTCAGCAAGGAATGATAATTTCATTTTTATCAATCACTTTGACTTAGAACTGTCGGCGGCGCTTTACCGGGCCGGGTCGCTGTTTTTAATGCCAAGCAGCTTTGAGCCCTGTGGCATCAGTCAGATGCTGGCGATGCGTGAAGGTCAGCCCTGTCTGGTGTCCAGCGTCGGTGGTTTGGTGGACACAGTAAAGCATGGCGAGAACGGCTGGCGCTTCGATGGGCAGACGCCGCAGGTGCAGGCGGCAAGGCTGCTTGAGACATTCGCTGCGCTGCTGGAGCAATACGGCAGTGCTGACTGGCAACGGGTGGTGGATGGTGCCCGTGACAGCCGCTTCAGTTGGGATGCCGCCGCAGCCGATTATCGTGAGCGCCTGTACCGGCCATTGCATACTTACGTCTGA
- the glgC gene encoding glucose-1-phosphate adenylyltransferase, which translates to MPNHSPRYISNLTRETYALILAGGRGSRLYELTDWRAKPALYFGGKFRVIDFPLSNCVNSGIRRIGVVTQYQSHSLIRHVMRGWGHFKRELGESVEILPASQRYSQSWYQGTADAVFQNIDIIRHELPKYVMILSGDHVYRMDYAGMLAAHAQSGADMTVCCQEVSVAEAAGAFGVMEVSDEMQVIGFEEKPTEPKSLPHDPERCLASMGNYVFNTEFLFEQLKKDAENADSDRDFGKDIIPSIISEHRVFAYNFKSGLGVGQDYWRDVGTLDMFWQANMELLSPEPQLNLYDAKWPIWTYQEQLPPAKFVFDDDERRGMAVDSIVSGGCIISGAKVKRSVLFNEVRVCSYSEVEGAVILPDVVVLRNCRIKNAIIDRGCVIPEGMVIGYNHDHDRARGFRVTDKGVVLITREMLGLPVGFE; encoded by the coding sequence ATGCCCAATCACAGCCCACGCTACATCAGTAACCTGACCCGGGAAACCTATGCGCTGATCCTCGCCGGTGGCCGGGGTTCACGCCTGTATGAACTGACCGATTGGCGCGCCAAACCGGCGCTCTATTTCGGTGGCAAGTTCCGGGTGATTGACTTCCCCCTGTCCAATTGCGTGAATTCGGGCATTCGCCGCATTGGGGTGGTCACCCAGTATCAGTCCCATTCGCTTATTCGCCACGTGATGCGTGGCTGGGGCCATTTCAAGCGTGAGCTGGGCGAGTCGGTGGAGATTCTGCCCGCCTCCCAGCGCTATTCGCAAAGCTGGTATCAGGGCACGGCCGATGCGGTGTTTCAGAATATCGATATCATCCGCCACGAGCTGCCCAAGTACGTGATGATCCTCTCGGGCGACCATGTGTATCGCATGGACTACGCCGGGATGCTGGCGGCTCATGCCCAGTCCGGCGCCGACATGACGGTGTGCTGTCAGGAAGTCAGTGTGGCGGAAGCGGCGGGTGCTTTTGGGGTAATGGAAGTGAGCGATGAGATGCAGGTTATCGGTTTTGAAGAAAAACCCACTGAGCCCAAGTCATTACCCCACGACCCTGAACGCTGCCTTGCCTCCATGGGCAACTATGTGTTCAACACTGAGTTTTTGTTTGAGCAGCTGAAGAAAGATGCCGAAAACGCCGACTCAGACCGCGACTTTGGCAAAGACATCATTCCATCCATCATCAGCGAGCACAGGGTATTTGCCTATAACTTCAAGAGTGGCCTCGGCGTTGGTCAGGATTACTGGCGCGATGTGGGCACCCTGGACATGTTCTGGCAGGCCAACATGGAGCTGTTGTCGCCGGAGCCGCAGCTGAACCTGTATGACGCCAAGTGGCCTATCTGGACTTATCAGGAGCAACTGCCCCCTGCCAAGTTTGTGTTTGACGATGACGAGCGCCGCGGCATGGCGGTGGACTCCATTGTCTCCGGCGGCTGCATTATTTCCGGCGCCAAGGTTAAACGCAGCGTGCTCTTTAACGAGGTGCGGGTGTGCTCATACTCAGAGGTGGAAGGGGCGGTGATTTTGCCCGATGTGGTGGTGCTTAGAAACTGCCGCATTAAAAATGCCATTATCGATCGGGGCTGCGTTATTCCGGAAGGCATGGTGATTGGTTATAACCATGACCACGACAGGGCCCGTGGCTTCAGGGTAACCGACAAAGGCGTGGTGCTTATTACCCGCGAGATGCTGGGGCTGCCGGTGGGGTTTGAATAA
- the glgB gene encoding 1,4-alpha-glucan branching protein GlgB, which translates to MTAPDVCESDVNSTLVSASASGQNSEQAHADAYSQVQSSALAHSGLISEQEARLLARGEYVDVFSLLGMHKVAGKLCVRCFLPGAMAVDVLTKDGKKVATLDAVAREGLFAGLLGRRSNPFTYRLRVAYPAFEVVIDDPYGFGSQLDDTSLYLFGEGRELYAQDYLGANQRVVDGVAGILFCVWAPNAKRVSVIGDFNHWDGRVHVMRQHPASGIWEIFIPAVHDLAHYKFEILTPAGELLIKSDPFAKAMEAAPNNASRVAPASAFVWQDDAWMSGRSRDWHKEAVSIYELHPGSWRRKQDGSEQPQGTWLSYRELADELVPYIKSMGFTHIELMPLSEFPFDGSWGYQPVGLFAPTQRFGSADDLKYLVDACHRAGIGVLLDWVIAHFPSDAHGLARFDGSCLYEHEDPRLGRHPDWDTLIYNYGRVEVQSFLLSAATVWLRDFHIDGLRLDAVSSMLYLDYSREAGQWLPNSEGGRENLDAIDFLKLLNQRLYAEFPGIIMIAEESTAWDGVTRPVHQGGLGFGFKWNMGWMNDSLSYLAKDPVYRSFHHHQLTFGIMYGHSEQFILSLSHDEVVHGKGALLSKIPGDDWQKFATLRAYYGYMWGFPGKKLLFMGGEFGQRDEWSHDRSLDWHLLQYAPHQGLALWLADLNRLYRERSVLGQSDHDMSAFHWLDCDNAAHGIYAFVRGWGEEALVFVVNMTPELYHGYRLGLPDVIEADAGEHDAKQGCVAGQACVAGLDRAAAVEWCELLNSDAHCYGGSNQGNGGVIVCDDVPAQGQRRSALITVPPLGCLVIARAASKRTESGQTLAVVESSLATASKTAATKTAAAKTNAVKAKTEKAKTEKAKTEKTKTTKAKTATARPVAGTGLKGARK; encoded by the coding sequence ATGACAGCCCCGGATGTTTGCGAAAGCGATGTGAATAGCACCCTGGTCAGCGCTTCGGCGTCGGGCCAGAACTCCGAGCAGGCGCATGCCGATGCGTATTCACAAGTCCAAAGCTCAGCCTTGGCTCATTCAGGGCTTATCAGTGAGCAGGAGGCCCGCCTGTTGGCCCGTGGCGAATACGTCGATGTGTTTTCCCTGCTGGGCATGCACAAGGTTGCCGGCAAGCTCTGTGTGCGCTGCTTTTTACCGGGTGCCATGGCGGTGGATGTGCTGACCAAAGACGGTAAAAAGGTGGCAACTCTTGATGCGGTGGCGCGGGAAGGGCTGTTTGCCGGCCTGCTTGGGCGGCGCAGCAACCCCTTTACCTACCGGCTGAGGGTGGCCTATCCCGCCTTTGAGGTGGTGATTGATGACCCCTACGGCTTTGGCTCGCAGCTTGACGACACTTCGCTCTACCTTTTCGGTGAGGGGCGTGAGCTGTATGCCCAGGATTATCTGGGGGCCAACCAGCGTGTGGTCGATGGCGTGGCGGGTATTTTGTTTTGCGTTTGGGCGCCCAATGCCAAACGGGTTTCTGTGATTGGCGATTTCAACCACTGGGACGGCCGGGTGCATGTGATGCGCCAGCACCCCGCCAGCGGCATCTGGGAGATTTTTATCCCGGCAGTGCATGATTTGGCCCACTACAAGTTTGAAATCCTCACGCCTGCAGGGGAGCTTCTTATCAAATCCGACCCCTTTGCCAAAGCGATGGAAGCGGCGCCCAACAATGCATCCAGAGTGGCGCCAGCCTCAGCATTTGTGTGGCAGGATGATGCCTGGATGAGCGGGCGCAGCCGCGACTGGCACAAAGAAGCCGTGAGTATTTACGAGCTGCATCCCGGCTCCTGGCGGCGAAAGCAGGACGGCAGTGAGCAGCCACAAGGCACCTGGCTCAGTTACCGCGAGCTTGCCGATGAGCTGGTGCCTTACATCAAGTCCATGGGCTTTACCCATATTGAGCTGATGCCGCTGTCGGAATTTCCCTTTGATGGTTCATGGGGTTACCAGCCGGTAGGCCTCTTTGCCCCCACCCAGCGCTTTGGCAGTGCCGATGACCTTAAATATCTGGTGGATGCCTGCCACCGCGCCGGCATTGGCGTGCTGCTGGATTGGGTGATAGCCCATTTCCCATCCGATGCCCATGGCCTGGCGCGCTTCGACGGCAGTTGCCTTTATGAGCATGAAGATCCGCGCCTTGGACGTCATCCCGACTGGGACACCCTCATCTACAACTATGGCCGCGTCGAGGTGCAAAGCTTTTTACTGTCGGCAGCCACCGTGTGGCTTAGGGACTTTCACATCGATGGGCTCAGGCTCGATGCTGTGTCGTCGATGCTGTATCTGGATTACAGCCGCGAGGCGGGGCAGTGGCTGCCAAACAGCGAAGGTGGTCGCGAAAACCTTGATGCCATCGACTTTTTAAAGCTTCTGAATCAACGGCTTTATGCCGAGTTCCCCGGCATAATCATGATTGCCGAAGAGTCCACCGCCTGGGACGGTGTTACCCGGCCCGTGCATCAGGGCGGGCTTGGCTTTGGTTTTAAATGGAACATGGGCTGGATGAACGACAGCTTAAGTTATCTTGCCAAAGACCCCGTCTATCGCAGTTTTCATCATCATCAGCTTACGTTCGGCATCATGTACGGCCACAGCGAGCAGTTTATTTTGTCCCTCAGTCACGACGAAGTGGTGCACGGCAAAGGCGCGCTGCTGTCGAAAATTCCCGGTGACGACTGGCAGAAGTTCGCAACGCTTCGCGCCTACTACGGCTACATGTGGGGCTTCCCCGGCAAAAAGCTGTTGTTTATGGGCGGCGAGTTTGGTCAGCGTGATGAATGGAGTCACGACAGAAGCCTCGACTGGCACCTTTTGCAATATGCGCCCCATCAGGGGCTGGCGCTGTGGCTTGCCGATTTGAACCGCTTGTACCGCGAGCGCAGTGTCCTTGGACAGAGCGATCACGATATGTCAGCCTTTCATTGGCTTGACTGCGACAACGCCGCCCACGGCATTTACGCCTTTGTGCGCGGCTGGGGCGAAGAGGCCCTGGTGTTTGTGGTCAATATGACCCCTGAGCTGTATCACGGCTACCGACTTGGACTGCCGGATGTTATCGAGGCTGACGCTGGGGAACACGATGCTAAGCAGGGTTGTGTTGCGGGGCAGGCCTGTGTTGCGGGGCTGGACAGAGCTGCCGCCGTTGAGTGGTGCGAGCTTTTAAACAGTGATGCCCACTGTTATGGCGGCAGCAATCAGGGCAATGGCGGGGTAATTGTCTGTGACGACGTGCCTGCCCAGGGGCAGCGAAGAAGCGCCCTTATCACAGTGCCGCCCCTTGGCTGCCTGGTGATTGCCCGTGCTGCTTCCAAACGCACTGAATCCGGGCAAACGCTCGCTGTGGTTGAGTCTTCGCTCGCCACTGCCAGTAAAACCGCTGCCACTAAAACCGCAGCCGCTAAAACCAACGCGGTTAAAGCTAAAACCGAGAAAGCTAAAACCGAGAAAGCTAAAACCGAGAAAACCAAAACCACGAAAGCCAAAACCGCGACAGCCAGGCCAGTCGCAGGTACCGGGTTGAAAGGGGCGCGAAAATGA
- a CDS encoding glycogen/starch/alpha-glucan phosphorylase: MKGKSRHEPCEPCDALPACLERQLRYNLCRFEPRSQDLFHALALGVKEQLLDDWRSTRSRDAEGDKRQVAYLSLEFLMGRALGNALLNLDLTQDARHALLPFAVTLETLAQEEHDAGLGNGGLGRLAACFLDSCASMDIAATGYGIRYEYGMFAQKIVDGFQIERPDRWLREGNPWEVRLHAYSVLVPFFGHTESYVDREGRRHIQWVGTQDVRAVPHDMPVPGYRNGRINTLRLWKAEATDDFDLEEFNQGDYAEAVARKNLAEQITMVLYPNDASENGKELRLRQQYFLCSASLQDMLRRHIARFGDDLSQFAKHNVVQLNDTHPAIAVPELMRLLIDVHCLEWDQAWAITSATMAYTNHTLLPEALECWSVRMLGHMLPRILEIIFEINARYLDLVAHHWPGDADMLAKMSIIEEGSEPRVRMAYLAIVGSFSVNGVAALHTELLTRGLFKDFHALWADKFNNKTNGVTPRRWLMACNPQLASLIDRRLGSDWREDLNRLSSLGAFTSDTDFIKAWREVKTANKAALAALVEHECGVTFDTQMLFDVQVKRIHEYKRQLMNVLHVIHLYQRVLKGDTQGMVPRCVLIGGKAAPGYATAKLIIKLAGNVAHMVNSDPHVTPWLRFAFLPNYNVSAMEVIAPGTDLSEQISTAGKEASGTGNMKFMMNGALTMGTLDGANIEILEAVGEDNFFLFGLNADEVARLKEDYRPKDIIAASPALCSVLELIRSGHFSLQEPGLFDPLVDAIESPWDQWMTAADFDAFVSAQARAAALYATPDEWTVRSIRNTAASGRFSSDATIARYRDDIWRGA, translated from the coding sequence ATGAAAGGTAAAAGCCGTCATGAGCCCTGCGAGCCCTGTGATGCGCTGCCAGCCTGCCTTGAGCGGCAGCTGCGTTACAACCTGTGCCGGTTTGAACCCAGATCGCAGGATCTGTTTCATGCGCTGGCGCTTGGGGTCAAGGAGCAGCTGCTCGATGACTGGCGCAGCACCCGCAGCAGGGATGCCGAGGGCGATAAGCGACAGGTGGCCTATCTGTCGCTGGAGTTTCTGATGGGCCGCGCCCTTGGCAATGCGCTGCTGAATCTGGATTTAACCCAGGATGCCCGTCATGCGTTGCTGCCTTTTGCAGTGACTCTGGAGACGCTGGCGCAGGAGGAGCACGACGCAGGCCTGGGCAATGGCGGCCTTGGCAGGCTGGCAGCCTGCTTTTTGGATTCCTGCGCCAGTATGGACATTGCCGCCACCGGTTACGGCATCCGCTACGAGTACGGCATGTTCGCCCAGAAGATTGTCGATGGTTTTCAAATCGAACGTCCGGACCGTTGGCTCAGAGAGGGTAACCCCTGGGAAGTTCGCCTGCATGCCTATTCCGTATTGGTGCCCTTTTTTGGTCATACCGAGTCCTATGTTGACCGAGAGGGAAGGCGGCATATCCAGTGGGTCGGCACTCAGGATGTGCGGGCTGTTCCCCACGATATGCCGGTGCCTGGCTATCGCAACGGCCGTATTAATACCCTGAGACTGTGGAAGGCTGAAGCTACCGATGATTTTGATTTGGAAGAGTTTAATCAGGGCGACTATGCCGAAGCCGTGGCCCGTAAGAACCTTGCCGAGCAGATCACCATGGTGCTCTATCCCAATGATGCCAGTGAAAACGGCAAGGAGCTTAGGCTGCGCCAGCAGTACTTTTTGTGCTCGGCGAGCCTGCAGGACATGCTGCGCCGCCATATCGCCCGCTTTGGGGATGACTTGAGTCAATTTGCCAAACACAACGTGGTGCAGCTTAACGATACCCATCCGGCCATTGCCGTGCCTGAGCTGATGCGGCTGCTTATCGATGTGCATTGCCTTGAGTGGGACCAGGCCTGGGCAATCACCAGCGCCACCATGGCCTACACCAACCATACCCTGCTGCCGGAAGCGCTGGAATGCTGGAGCGTGCGCATGCTGGGGCACATGTTGCCGCGGATTTTGGAAATCATCTTTGAAATCAACGCAAGATACCTGGATTTGGTGGCCCACCACTGGCCCGGCGATGCCGACATGCTGGCGAAGATGTCGATTATTGAAGAGGGCAGCGAACCCCGGGTGCGGATGGCCTACCTTGCCATTGTTGGCAGCTTTTCAGTCAACGGTGTGGCGGCGCTGCACACCGAGCTTTTAACCCGAGGTCTTTTCAAGGATTTTCACGCCCTTTGGGCGGACAAATTCAACAATAAAACCAATGGAGTTACCCCAAGGCGCTGGCTGATGGCCTGTAATCCGCAGCTTGCGAGCCTTATCGACAGGCGCCTTGGCAGCGACTGGCGCGAAGACTTAAACCGGCTTTCAAGCCTGGGCGCTTTTACCTCGGATACTGACTTCATCAAGGCCTGGCGCGAGGTGAAAACTGCCAACAAGGCGGCGCTGGCGGCCTTGGTTGAACATGAATGTGGCGTTACCTTCGACACCCAAATGCTGTTCGATGTCCAGGTTAAGCGCATCCATGAATACAAGCGCCAGCTGATGAATGTGCTGCATGTCATTCATCTCTATCAGCGGGTGCTGAAGGGTGACACCCAGGGCATGGTGCCGCGCTGCGTATTGATTGGCGGCAAGGCGGCGCCGGGTTATGCCACCGCCAAACTCATTATCAAGCTTGCCGGTAATGTGGCCCACATGGTCAACAGCGACCCCCACGTTACCCCCTGGCTGAGGTTTGCCTTTTTGCCCAACTACAACGTGAGCGCCATGGAAGTGATAGCGCCGGGCACCGATTTATCGGAACAAATCTCCACCGCAGGTAAGGAAGCCTCTGGCACCGGCAACATGAAATTCATGATGAATGGCGCGCTTACCATGGGCACTCTGGATGGCGCCAATATCGAAATTCTGGAAGCCGTGGGTGAGGACAACTTTTTCCTGTTTGGCCTCAATGCCGATGAGGTGGCCAGGCTTAAGGAAGATTACCGCCCCAAAGACATCATCGCCGCTTCACCAGCCCTTTGTAGCGTGCTTGAGCTTATCCGCAGTGGTCATTTCAGTCTGCAGGAGCCGGGCCTCTTTGACCCCTTAGTCGATGCTATCGAAAGCCCCTGGGATCAGTGGATGACCGCCGCCGACTTTGATGCCTTTGTAAGCGCCCAGGCGCGCGCAGCGGCGCTTTACGCAACCCCCGACGAGTGGACGGTGCGCAGTATCCGCAATACTGCCGCCAGCGGCCGCTTTTCCTCCGATGCCACCATTGCCCGCTATCGCGACGATATTTGGCGCGGCGCCTGA
- the glgX gene encoding glycogen debranching protein GlgX, whose amino-acid sequence MNFHAGQPGVWLTDEGASFCVFSGDSQAVFLCLIDEADKEFCYPMTRRGDLWSLTVEGVRHGQCYGYRVHGEQDAFGSLKDPSRLLLDPYARAIVGMPAKSQREEAVLKSRLLDTAALPPFVHPKPEQRLEHSVLYELHVKGFSMGFPGIRDEHRGKFLAFTEPKVLDYLANLGITAVELMPCQQFFHEPFLTDKGLTNYWGYNSIGFFAPHSDYGDISDFRAMVDALHGRGIEVILDVVYNHTAEGGAEGPVYSFKALDNAAYYRLTEGGGYINDTGCGNTLNLNHPRVLELVMDSLRYWSEVGGVDGFRFDLAACLGRTSTGFDVMSGFFAAIGQDPQLKRLKLIAEPWDVGPGGYRLGEFPMAFSEWNDRYRDAIRRLWRGDETMLGEFARRFHGSADLFEASLRGPWASLNFITSHDGFTLRDLLSYTERHNEANLEDNRDGHRENLSQNQGVEGDAPELEPLRQHKARAMLMTLLCSFGVPMLRAGDELWQTQKGNNNAYCQDNPLAWIDWENADQDFAEFVRELIAIRRRLPLLGAERYIHSTSVEDGRKGRFLAWFNERGEPMQDADWQGAAKRELKAGITRASGPRHEQTPLAQAIGDAVGAEPNFYDLSPDVCRASSGALECFSTQKVAPEEELAIVAEAIQGTTALIAAFGEHHPLRGEQLLLFVINPGSDDRILRLPSFSLWSQLTVLCSNAADSASSPDNNLDSSSLIQGRMVQSGSCVYLPAFGAALLQSVSTAAGGAQFPESQQQAADDEGSNP is encoded by the coding sequence ATGAACTTCCACGCCGGACAGCCTGGAGTATGGCTAACCGACGAAGGCGCCAGTTTTTGCGTGTTCAGCGGAGACAGTCAGGCGGTATTTTTGTGCCTGATTGACGAGGCTGATAAAGAGTTTTGTTATCCAATGACCCGTCGGGGTGACCTCTGGTCTTTGACCGTGGAAGGGGTGCGCCATGGCCAGTGTTATGGCTACCGGGTCCACGGCGAGCAGGACGCCTTTGGTTCGCTGAAAGACCCATCAAGGCTGCTGCTTGACCCCTATGCCCGCGCCATAGTTGGCATGCCGGCAAAGTCACAGCGCGAGGAAGCTGTTCTCAAAAGTCGTCTGCTGGATACTGCCGCGCTGCCGCCCTTTGTGCACCCCAAGCCCGAGCAGCGGCTGGAGCACAGCGTGCTTTACGAGCTGCATGTAAAGGGCTTTTCCATGGGGTTTCCCGGTATTCGCGATGAGCATCGCGGCAAGTTTCTCGCCTTTACTGAGCCTAAGGTGCTCGATTATCTCGCCAACCTTGGCATTACCGCGGTTGAGTTGATGCCCTGCCAGCAGTTTTTTCACGAGCCCTTTTTAACCGATAAGGGGCTCACCAACTACTGGGGTTACAACAGCATCGGCTTTTTCGCGCCCCACAGTGACTACGGTGATATTAGCGACTTTCGCGCCATGGTCGACGCCCTTCACGGCCGCGGCATCGAGGTGATTTTGGATGTGGTCTACAACCACACCGCCGAAGGTGGCGCCGAGGGACCGGTTTACAGCTTCAAGGCCCTCGATAATGCCGCCTATTACCGGCTCACCGAGGGCGGCGGTTATATCAACGACACCGGCTGCGGCAACACATTGAATCTCAATCATCCGCGGGTGCTTGAGTTGGTGATGGATTCGCTGCGCTACTGGAGTGAGGTGGGCGGGGTTGATGGATTCAGATTCGACCTGGCCGCTTGTCTTGGCCGCACGTCGACCGGCTTTGATGTGATGAGTGGCTTTTTCGCCGCCATCGGCCAGGACCCTCAGCTTAAGCGTCTCAAGCTTATCGCCGAGCCCTGGGATGTGGGACCGGGGGGGTATCGCTTAGGCGAATTTCCGATGGCGTTTTCGGAGTGGAATGACAGATACCGCGATGCCATCCGCCGCCTGTGGCGCGGCGATGAAACCATGTTGGGGGAGTTTGCCCGCCGCTTTCACGGCTCGGCGGATCTGTTTGAAGCAAGCCTGCGAGGCCCCTGGGCGAGCCTTAACTTCATCACCAGTCACGACGGTTTTACGCTTCGGGATTTGCTCTCCTACACCGAGCGCCACAACGAGGCGAACCTTGAAGATAACCGCGACGGCCACCGGGAAAACCTGAGCCAGAATCAGGGCGTTGAGGGCGATGCCCCCGAGCTTGAGCCACTGCGCCAGCACAAAGCCCGCGCCATGCTGATGACGCTGCTCTGCTCCTTCGGGGTGCCTATGCTGCGCGCCGGTGATGAGCTGTGGCAAACCCAAAAGGGCAATAACAATGCCTACTGCCAGGACAATCCGCTGGCCTGGATTGACTGGGAAAACGCCGACCAGGATTTTGCAGAATTTGTACGTGAGCTTATTGCCATTCGCCGCCGCCTGCCGCTCCTCGGCGCTGAGCGTTATATCCACAGCACCAGCGTCGAAGATGGCCGCAAGGGGCGTTTTCTGGCTTGGTTTAACGAGCGCGGCGAGCCGATGCAGGACGCCGATTGGCAGGGCGCGGCAAAGCGTGAGCTTAAAGCGGGCATAACAAGGGCTTCTGGGCCGCGCCATGAGCAAACGCCGCTGGCGCAGGCCATAGGTGATGCCGTCGGGGCCGAGCCGAACTTTTACGACCTAAGCCCGGATGTCTGCAGGGCAAGTTCAGGCGCGCTCGAGTGCTTTTCAACACAGAAAGTGGCCCCAGAAGAGGAGCTGGCAATTGTAGCCGAGGCCATCCAGGGCACCACAGCGCTGATAGCCGCCTTTGGCGAGCATCATCCCCTTCGCGGCGAGCAGTTGCTGCTGTTTGTGATAAATCCCGGCAGTGACGATCGCATCCTGCGTTTGCCCTCATTCAGCCTCTGGTCGCAGCTTACCGTCCTTTGCAGCAATGCCGCTGACTCTGCGAGCAGTCCCGATAACAACCTTGATAGCAGCAGCCTTATCCAGGGCCGCATGGTGCAAAGCGGCAGCTGTGTGTATCTGCCGGCCTTTGGCGCGGCGCTGCTGCAAAGTGTCTCGACGGCGGCGGGCGGGGCGCAATTTCCCGAGTCACAGCAGCAAGCTGCCGATGATGAAGGTTCCAACCCTTAA